The genomic window CGCGTTGAGCGGCAGGGGATTCTGCAAAGTCAATCGTGCCGCGCGCGCGCCCAGCAGCTTGGCAAGTTCGGCGCCGATCGCGCCGCTGCCACCTACGGCGAAGATGGATACGCGGTCCAGTCCGAGGGAATCGAGTAATGCCAGCAACGCTATTGCCACTCGATCGGGGGAACAGTGCTCATGCGGCCAGTCGCGGCTCGCACCGTGTCCTGGCAGGTCGGGCAGAACGGTTATTGCCGCCAACTCGCGCGTCACCGGGACGCATACGGGGGAACCAATATCGTGCAAGTGGAGGACCACTTCGCTGCCGCAGCCCGCAACCAGCCTGTAGCCCAGGTCGCCCTCAGGTGTTGCCAATATGGAGCGCCCGGCCGCTTTCGCCGCTTCCACACACTTGCCCGCATCGAGCGCCGTCGCACCGGCTGCATGCGCGGCAAACACCGCATCGGCTTTGGCCACCAGCGCAGACGGACCGCCCCTAACCGTCTCTGCCATCACATGCGACGGCAGCAAGGGCAAGCGCTGCAGGTGGGGTGCCAGCACGTCTTCTGCGCGGTAGTAAATGTGAGCTGGCACCTTGAGCCGCGCCGCTGCTGTCGCATCGTCATACAGGAACGGGGCGCGATAGCCGGTTCGATAGCTATCGCCCGCATCCAGCAGATGCATCACATCATCGTGCAGATGCGCCGGAGCAGGTGACGGGTATGAAAGACGTGCAGGCTGGGAGTGATCATGCCACGGGAAGAACAGATGCTGCTCGCGCATTCTCGCCAGCAACCAAATCAGATGTGAACCATCCCACGTCGGCTCAAACGGCGGCAGGTAGTGCGCAAGCAGCGCCTCGCGTTCCGTCGTGGAAAAGCGGGCATAACCATCACACACCAGTGCAACGACTTTCTCCGGAAAATCAAGAGCCGTGCGTAAGGCGATGACGGCACCTGTATGGACTCCGAACAGGATCGCCCGTTCAATCCCCAGCCGATCCAGCAGTTTTGCAACAGCCGCCGCATAATCAGGTATTTCCGGTTGACTTAGAGGTAATGGATCAGACTCGCCAAAGGCGGGCGTGTCGGGGGCGAAAACCGCATAGTTCGCGGCGAGTCGTTCAATCCACGGGATCATTGCGCGCGAATTCTGCGGCGACTGATGTAGCAACACGAGTGCTGGGCCATGACCAGCATGGCGCACCAGCACACGGCGATCGCCAACGGTAACAAACTGCTTACTGATTTTCATTTGATTTTTTTCAGTGCGTAATTCGATGAGTGCAGAGCCAACGTGATGCTACGCAAATCAAGCATTCCACTATCGATGGAAGCTGAGCACGCTGAGTTGTCTTACCAAACCGATGCTGTGATATGAGCCTTGCCCGAACTAGGTAAGGCAATATGTATGCCATGAGGAAAGAACAAGCAATTTCGCCGGAAGCAACGAGTTAAAAACGCAACGATTACTAAGCATTGAGTTGTGATCAGATTTACGCCACCAGCGCAGGTGATCTGGACTCGAAGCAAATTTGTAGAAAACGCTGTCAACTAGCTAAACGACGGAAACTCGATTAAACCCCAGTTTGAAACTGTTGCAGTTTCGAGTTGAAACACGTCTTGTTTCAGCCCGCCTCCAAATACACATAGACGCTAACGTACTTCCGAGTCAGCCATATGTGTAAAGACGCATATTGGCAAAATTAAGTCAGCAACCCAAGACGGCCCACTACTTGCTTATAGGGTCTGAGGTTTATGTTGGAAACAACATGGGCCCGCGGAAAAGCCGAGAGATTGATTTGAACCCGGAAACCCCGATCAATTCAATAGCACGCCGTATTCCTGAGGATGCGAACAGAACATGATGACGACACAAGGCGCGCCGTTCATCGCCGATGGGTTAAACGACAATGGCGCGCAGGCAATACGATCATTGTGCCTAGACCGATCCTAATATTTGCTGGGTGTTCCAGCCAGGAAAAAAATGCTTAAGTGCTTACCGAAACGTGGCCCGGCAACATAGAAATACGCGATGGAAAACCGTTCCAATTACTTGACCAAGCTGGTGAAGTTGTCCTGCCTGGAAAAAACAGTTGGCTGCGGCATTGAAAGTCAGACGATCATCAAATGTAAAAAAATAACAGCCTATCCACCCACCATTAATCTGCCCGTCCGGCCTGCGTTTTTTTGCGGCACACATTGTCCGCACAGTGGATGAGAAAAGCGCACTATTTTCTGCATATTGAAGAATTCCTAGGGATTCACACAGGTAATTCAGGTTGACCTGGAGAATCATTAATGGCCCTCGTTTTCGAACGCGTCACAATTTTTTGTAGAAATCTCGATCGCTCGTTAGACTTTTACTGCGGCGTCCTTGGGCTCGTTCCGGTCGAAAAAAAAACCATTTTTGGCCCGGCGGCTGGCGGCTTATTACAGCTTGCCAACTGCACCATGCGCATCGCGCTACTCGCGCCCGCCGCTGAGGCCGGTGCGGTGTTAGGGCTATTCGAGATATCAAAGGTGGATGGCGCTGCGCTAGATGAAATTTGCACGGCGCCCGGGAGACCGCACTACGGCCAGACGGCGGTAGTGGTGTCTACCGATGATTTCGATGGCCTGCATAAAAGGCTGAAAGAAGCGGATACGCTTTTTCTTACGCCACCGCTTACCTATCCAAAACGACAGGCAAGTGAACGTTCGCCTGCCGGTCTGTATCACGAAATGATTTTTTACGACCCAGACGGCATACTCGTGAGCGTGATGCAGGTTAAACCCCTTCCCATCGAGACTAATTGAGCATTTCATGCGGGCAATTACCGGCACTATTTCATATACCAGCAATAAGCCAGAACGCAAGGGCGAGGTACGGGGCATCGAGCACTTTCGCATCGACATTTACGATGACGGCGAGCGCACCACCGCCTCGCACTGCGAGATTGACGACAAGCCTCGGGTAGTTCGCGACGTAAACCTGCGCATCAATTCAGCGCGTCGACCTGTTGAATGTTTTGTGCGCATCGCAGTGGGCGGCAAGTTGCGCGGAGCCGGGTTTTTTCGTTTCGGCGAATCGTTTGCCAAATGTGACACGCAATCGAACATTGAAGGAAGCGTGTTCCAACAGTTGGAACTGGACGCGTGGGTGCCTGCATTTGGCAACCACGCTATGATCAACGATGGATTCCTGATGAGCCTGTATGACCGAAACAGTGGCCCGGGTGTGCAGGTGATCCCGCGAATGCTGCTGTCCTCGCCTGATCATCGTGGCGCCACCGGACCCATGCTGTTCTGTACTGATGTCGCGATTGAGTATGTGGGAGACGAAACAATTGATGTCAAGGCTGGGGCGTTCGATGCGTCGCACTATCGAATCGTCGGCGTACCGGGGCTGCCCGTCGAACATCCGTCATATGATTTGTGGTGCACTGCTGACTCCGACCATGTATTGCTCAAAGCGCATGTAGACGGCTATATGCAGACCTACTACGAATTGGTTGCCCTCAGCGTCATCGATCGCATACCACTCAGATGATTTTCCATGCCCTGTTGGTGTTGCACATTGCCGTCCTTGGTTACTGGCTCGGCTCTGAACTGGTGATCAACAGCACCTATCGCTATGTTTCGTGGTCGGATTCGATGTCGTTCGCCGAACGTAGCCGCCTGATGAATCAGGTTATGCATGCGGACCAGCATGTCCGCTACGCCCTATTGTTGCAGGCTGGCGTGGGAATGGCACTGGCGGCGGACGTCGGATATTTCCCCGGCGGAGAGACGCTCGCCTGGATTGCACTTGCCGCAATGGTGGCGTGGCTGTCTCTGGTTGAAGTTACCCATCGACGACGTAACACTTTGGTAGGCGAGCAACTTGCAGCAGTTGATCGCGCATTGCGCTATATCGGGATGCTGGCGCTCGTTGTGGCGGCACTTGGGGCATGGAAACATTGGCCAATGTTCCAGTCTGTGCCGACATGGCTAGCGTGGAAACTGCTCTGTTTCGCCTTTGTCATGTCCTGTGGTATTGGTATTCGCTTTGCGTTGATGGGGTTTTTCCGCGTATGGAGCGAAATTGCCATCACCGGCTCCACACCGGCACGCGAAAAGGAAATCCGCGCGATATATGTGCGCGCGACGGGCGTTCTTGTGTTGTTGTGGATCGGGATCAGCGTAATCGTCGTGCTGAGCTTGTACAAACCGGCGTGGTAATCGTAGTCCGCGGCAGGCCCAGCGCGATTCATAACATGATTAATCGTTTCGAATCGAACCTGTCGCGCAATCAATCCCATTTTTGTTGAGGGCACACACCGGACCTTGAAAGTAGGTTCAAATTAAACCACCTCCCGCAAAAGCCAAGGCGCATTTGGCGGCCCCTCCCAGGATTCTGGAAATCACTGGCTGTCGCGCGGTATCGGGCTTCTGTAGATTGGGGGCATAGCGGTTATTCAAGTCAATCACCTCGTTGTGAGGTGCATCCCGCATATATTCTTAATTGTCAAAATAAATTTCGACTGCTGTTTAGGGCAGACCATTTTAAGGCCCCTGTTAGGGTACGCATTTGCCCAGTTGAATTACCAAGGAATGTTATGACAGCGAACATTAAGGAAAACGCCATGCACGTTGAGGCAATCATATCGAGCAAGAACCCAGTACGACTCTACCCATGGCTGATGGCTTTGCTGGTCCTTTTTATGTTGATGGTCACCAACGGTTTCACCACAACAAGTATCACCGGCTATGATGAATCGCTGTTAAAAGAGTTCGGCTGGTCCCGCGGACAGCTCAAATTTCGCGATTTGATCACGCTGTTTGTCGCGGGCTTAGCCGCGCCGTTTGCGGGAGCGCTTATCGATAGGGTAGGCGTGCGCAAGTTGATGCTGATCGGCAGTCTGCTGATGGCTGCGGCCTATTTTTCCTATGGGCACATTACCAGTCTGGCACAGATGTACTTGATCCATGCAGTATTCGGTGTCGCGCTGGTATGCGCAGGGATCCTGGTCGCGGTGATCCATGTATCGCAGTGGTTCGTGAGCCATCGAGGCACCGCAATCGGAATTGCCTTAGTTGGTAGCAGTCTGGGCGGCGTGGTGTTCACGCCCGTTGTTGTTGCGCTGATCACTAGCATAGGCTGGCGCGCGACGTTTGAGTGGATGTCTCTCTTCAATGTGGGGCTGTTCTTCCTTTGTTTCTGGCTGGCGCGAAGCCCCGAGGAAATGGGCCAGAAGCCTTTGGGTTTTGGCGAGGTTTCAAGTAGCAGTTCGTTGCCGGCATCACCGGGTGATGTGACATACACCCAAGCTTTGCGAACCGTCAGTTTTTGGGCACTGGCTACGGTCGCGATGACGACCTTTTATTCGCTGCTTGCGCTGGCGGGCCATCTTTTCCTGCACCTGCGCGGCTTGGGCTGGACACCGCAGGCAGCCGGAATGGGCATCAGCATTCTGTTCACAATGGGACTCATCAGCAAGTTTCTGTTCGGCCTGCTGGTGGATTACTTCAATATGCGAACAGTGTTCTTCCTCAATATCCTTGTGATGCTAATCGGGCTGATATTGCTGGCGACGCAACGCGCGGATTTGATCTGGCCAGCAATTGTCGTCACCGGTTTTGGTTGGGGTGGCCTGTACACCTTGCTGCAATTGCAGACCGTCAACAATTTTGGTCTCACGCATTCGGGGAAGATCCTAGGGACCATCACATTGATGGATGCGATCGCCGGCGGATTGGGAATCTGGCTGACCGGGGTATTGTTCGATCGATTCAATAGCTACGAAGTAGCGTTTTATCTACTCGTCGGCTTGCTGAGCCTGGCGCTGATTGCGTCAACGAAAATTAAACGTGAAATCAAATTGCCTTAACCAGGGCCATGGTCTATAGGAGACCGGGGGGGACAGGGTCTTCTACCGATTTCATCAATTGCCATCTTGTTTGACGAAATGAGCCGATAAACCTGTGGCACGAAAACCTCGCTGCGGAATTGGCAAATTCGCGGCTAACGCGATTATCAAAGTCAACTGTGCCGACAAGGAGTGACCTTAGCCGAAATGCGCCATTGCGCACCACACTCGCCATCGGGCACGGCAATGGTTTCCGGCAACAAGACGACATGGGGGCCGTGCCTAAATTGGGCGGATAATGCGCCCTGATGCCTTGACGATGCCGACGACAAGGACCCTCAGCTACCGCAATCAACACTTGCGCTTCACAATTCCCCTACGAAGTTTTCGCACCTCCACGTATTCGGTTGATTGCCTTTATGTGATCGAGTCTTCGCGTGAATGCCTGCCGCAAAAACAGCAAGGCCCGGCAAATCGCCGGGCCTTGCTGCAACCGCCGCCTATATGTGGCCGAATTCGGTATCAGTAAAAACGATACCGGAAGTCGACACCGTATGTGCGCGGAACATTAATATAGGCGCTCGCAATGCCAATGCCGGCAATATCGAATCCGCCGGTGTAATACTGTTTGTCGCTCAGATTCTTGCCCCACAATGCCAACGCCCACTTGCCGCCGTTGGCTTCATAGCCAACTCGTGCATCGACCAATGTATAGGCGCTCGTCTTGATGAGTTCCGAGGCTGCGAGGTTCTGATAGTGATCTCCGACATGCTTGGCACTCGCGTTGAATATAATGGCGTCCTTGCCAACGCGGAGGCGATAACTGGTACCAAGCCCCCATTGCTGTTTCGGCGCCTGCTTTAGCGGCTTTCCGGCGAACGTCGCGGCGTTCGCTGCCGTGTAGTCCTTGTACTTGCCATCGATCGTCCCAAGGTTGCCGCTCAGTTGCCATGCGCTGGTAATTTGCGCCGTCGCTTCCACTTCAACGCCCTTCAGTGTCGCGCTGGCGGCGTTGGTCAGTACAGCCAACCCGTTTGTGTCGAACGCAGTGAGTTGCAGATCTTTGTAGTCGTTGAGATAGTAGTCGAGATTGAAGCGCACGCGCCCGTCGGCAATGGTCGTTTTCATCCCGATTTCATAGGACGTCACGATTTCCGGCTTGAGCGTGGTAAAGGCCGCGACCGACGCGGCGCGGCCGTTGAAGCCGCCGCTCTTGAAACCTGTTGCGGCCGTGGCATATGCGAGTACGTCCTGATTAAGTTGTGCATCCAAGCCCACTTTCCAGTCGGCGCGTGTCCACGTTTCCTTTTTTGCCAACTGGAAGGCTTGCGTGCCATTGGTGCGGATCGACACAATCGACATGTCCTTTGTCTCGCTGCTGTAGCGCAGACCGCCCGTGGCTTTCCATACCGCGTCAAATTTGTAGTCGGCCTGACCATAAACTGCGGCGGCACTGGTTTTTTGGCTGATGGTATTGGTGGAACCGGTAGCTAAAATATCCTGGCGTGTTGGCTGGTCATTCTTCTCGTTGAAGAAAAATACCCCGCCGGTCCACTGCAATGGGCCTGTGCCAGTGGAAATAAGTTGCGACTCGTAACTGTTCTGGCTCTGCTTCTGGTCCTGATAAAGGTGAAAGCGGGGTTTGCGCGGTGCCGTCGACATCGATATATAACAGATTGCTCATCCTGCGGTACGCAAGGATGTTTCGCCAATCCATGCCGTCGAAGCTGGTGGAAGTGACCAACGAGACGCCGCTCTGGTCAAGATCGTTGAGACCATTTGGCAGATCCGTTTGAATCGTTAGAAGATCGCCATCCGCATTGTTGACAGGGCGTCCCACGCGCAATGCCGTGGCTGGATCGATGATGCCAGACGCATAGGTTGGCCCGCTGCGTTGCTTCACACTGTCCAAAGCGAGCGTCGCGCGGCTCGATGCTCCGAAATTCATGCCAAAGCTTGCGCGGGCGCCATACACCTGCTCGTCATTGACTTTGCCCCCGTTGGTGATGTCCTTGAGATAGCCATCGCGATTCTTGGACATGACGGCGAATGTTGCGTCAACGTTTTCGCCCAATTTCGTGCTGAGACCAGCGCGAATATCCTGCCGCGCGAGATTGCCGATTCGCCCATCAATTTCGAACTTTTCCTGGCCATTCGGCTTGGCGGTCACGTATCGGATTGCGCCACCTGTCGCGTTACGTCCGTATAGCGTGCCTTGCGGACCGCGCAGCACCTCAATACGTTGCACGTCAAACAAATCGAAAAGTGCGCCGGTTTGACGGGGAATATAAACATCATCGATATATATTGCCACCGAAGGATCGGCAGAAAATAGCGACTCGTCCGTGCCGACACCCCGCATGAATACCTTGGCGCCACTCGACGTGCCCGTATTGGGTTCGACGACTATATTGGGCACCTCAAATTTGATGTCATCAAGGCGGCGAATCTGTTTTTGTTCAA from Betaproteobacteria bacterium includes these protein-coding regions:
- a CDS encoding alpha/beta hydrolase: MKISKQFVTVGDRRVLVRHAGHGPALVLLHQSPQNSRAMIPWIERLAANYAVFAPDTPAFGESDPLPLSQPEIPDYAAAVAKLLDRLGIERAILFGVHTGAVIALRTALDFPEKVVALVCDGYARFSTTEREALLAHYLPPFEPTWDGSHLIWLLARMREQHLFFPWHDHSQPARLSYPSPAPAHLHDDVMHLLDAGDSYRTGYRAPFLYDDATAAARLKVPAHIYYRAEDVLAPHLQRLPLLPSHVMAETVRGGPSALVAKADAVFAAHAAGATALDAGKCVEAAKAAGRSILATPEGDLGYRLVAGCGSEVVLHLHDIGSPVCVPVTRELAAITVLPDLPGHGASRDWPHEHCSPDRVAIALLALLDSLGLDRVSIFAVGGSGAIGAELAKLLGARAARLTLQNPLPLNAAERGQFLELLPDLTPTSAGSHLMAAWNFARLKYLFWPWLPQDGQAARQVMAPSPRRVHSDVVEIFRAGACFHALWRDVLTPDMARLLSQLAIPVDVLAAPEHEYVRLATRLAASAGLLAADTTGPSDGWKSWHK
- a CDS encoding VOC family protein, producing MALVFERVTIFCRNLDRSLDFYCGVLGLVPVEKKTIFGPAAGGLLQLANCTMRIALLAPAAEAGAVLGLFEISKVDGAALDEICTAPGRPHYGQTAVVVSTDDFDGLHKRLKEADTLFLTPPLTYPKRQASERSPAGLYHEMIFYDPDGILVSVMQVKPLPIETN
- a CDS encoding MFS transporter codes for the protein MHPAYILNCQNKFRLLFRADHFKAPVRVRICPVELPRNVMTANIKENAMHVEAIISSKNPVRLYPWLMALLVLFMLMVTNGFTTTSITGYDESLLKEFGWSRGQLKFRDLITLFVAGLAAPFAGALIDRVGVRKLMLIGSLLMAAAYFSYGHITSLAQMYLIHAVFGVALVCAGILVAVIHVSQWFVSHRGTAIGIALVGSSLGGVVFTPVVVALITSIGWRATFEWMSLFNVGLFFLCFWLARSPEEMGQKPLGFGEVSSSSSLPASPGDVTYTQALRTVSFWALATVAMTTFYSLLALAGHLFLHLRGLGWTPQAAGMGISILFTMGLISKFLFGLLVDYFNMRTVFFLNILVMLIGLILLATQRADLIWPAIVVTGFGWGGLYTLLQLQTVNNFGLTHSGKILGTITLMDAIAGGLGIWLTGVLFDRFNSYEVAFYLLVGLLSLALIASTKIKREIKLP
- a CDS encoding TonB-dependent receptor — protein: MQWTGGVFFFNEKNDQPTRQDILATGSTNTISQKTSAAAVYGQADYKFDAVWKATGGLRYSSETKDMSIVSIRTNGTQAFQLAKKETWTRADWKVGLDAQLNQDVLAYATAATGFKSGGFNGRAASVAAFTTLKPEIVTSYEIGMKTTIADGRVRFNLDYYLNDYKDLQLTAFDTNGLAVLTNAASATLKGVEVEATAQITSAWQLSGNLGTIDGKYKDYTAANAATFAGKPLKQAPKQQWGLGTSYRLRVGKDAIIFNASAKHVGDHYQNLAASELIKTSAYTLVDARVGYEANGGKWALALWGKNLSDKQYYTGGFDIAGIGIASAYINVPRTYGVDFRYRFY
- a CDS encoding TonB-dependent receptor, giving the protein MKKQFKHQSRKKVLSVAIGLAVAAVASPWSYAQTAAKGDAVADLNKLETVVVSAQRRDEEMQKVPISITTINVKDIEQKQIRRLDDIKFEVPNIVVEPNTGTSSGAKVFMRGVGTDESLFSADPSVAIYIDDVYIPRQTGALFDLFDVQRIEVLRGPQGTLYGRNATGGAIRYVTAKPNGQEKFEIDGRIGNLARQDIRAGLSTKLGENVDATFAVMSKNRDGYLKDITNGGKVNDEQVYGARASFGMNFGASSRATLALDSVKQRSGPTYASGIIDPATALRVGRPVNNADGDLLTIQTDLPNGLNDLDQSGVSLVTSTSFDGMDWRNILAYRRMSNLLYIDVDGTAQTPLSPLSGPEAEPEQLRVATYFHWHRPIAVDRRGIFLQREE